A region of Streptomyces sp. NBC_01750 DNA encodes the following proteins:
- the mfd gene encoding transcription-repair coupling factor, producing the protein MSLHGLLDAVVRDPALAEAVKAAADGHRMHVDLVGPPAARPLAVAALAREAGRPVLAVTATGREAEDLAAALRSLLPEEGIAEYPSWETLPHERLSPRSDTVGRRLAVLRRLAHPAQDDPAAGPVSVVVAPIRSVLQPQVKGLGDLEPVALRTGQSADLGEVTEALAAAAYSRVELVEKRGEFAVRGGILDVFPPTEEHPLRVEFWGDDVEEIRYFKIADQRSLEVAEHGLWAPPCRELLLTDDVRERAAALAEQHPELGELLGKIAEGIAVEGMEALAPVLVDDMELLLDVLPKGSMAVVCDPERVRSRAADLVATSQEFLQASWAATAGGGDAPIDVGAASLWGIADVRDRARELGMMWWSVSPFAADEELSDETVKLGMHAPETYRGDTARALADTKGWLADGWRTVYVTEAHGPAARTVEVLGGEGIAARFDADLDEISPSVVHVSCGSIDYGFIDPGLKLAVLTETDLSGQKAAGKDGQRMPTRRRKTIDPLTLEAGDYVVHEQHGVGRYIEMVQRTVQNATREYLLVEYAPAKRGQPGDRLYIPTDQLEQVTKYVGGEAPTLHRLGGADWTKTKARAKKAVKEIAADLIKLYSARMAAPGHAFGPDTPWQRELEDAFVYVETPDQLSTIAEVKEDMEKTVPMDRLICGDVGYGKTEIAVRAAFKAVQDGKQVAVLVPTTLLVQQHFGTFSERYSQFPVNVRALSRFQSDAEAKATLEGLRDGSVDIVIGTHRLFSSETTFKDLGLVIVDEEQRFGVEHKEQLKKLRANVDVLTMSATPIPRTLEMAVTGIREMSTITTPPEERHPVLTFVGPYEEKQLGAAIRRELLREGQVFYIHNRVESIDRAAARLREIVPEARIATAHGQMPESALEQVVVDFWEKKFDVLVSTTIVESGIDISNANTLIVERGDNFGLSQLHQLRGRVGRGRERGYAYFLYPPEKPLTETAHERLATIAQHTEMGAGMYVAMKDLEIRGAGNLLGGEQSGHIAGVGFDLYIRMVGEAVADYRAAVDGGVEEEPPLEVKIELPVDAHVPHDYAPGERLRLQAYRAIASANSEEDIKAVREELTDRYGKLPEPVENLLLVAGLRMLARACGVGEIVLQGPNIRFAPVELRESQELRLKRLYPRTVIKPAVHQILVPRPTAGKIGGKPVVGRELLAWTGEFLTTILGS; encoded by the coding sequence ATGAGCCTGCACGGTCTGCTCGATGCCGTCGTACGTGACCCGGCGCTCGCCGAAGCGGTGAAGGCTGCCGCGGACGGTCACCGTATGCATGTCGACCTGGTCGGCCCGCCCGCCGCGCGCCCCCTCGCGGTGGCCGCGCTCGCCCGGGAGGCCGGGCGCCCGGTGCTGGCCGTCACGGCGACCGGGCGGGAGGCCGAGGACCTGGCGGCCGCGTTGCGCTCGCTGCTGCCCGAGGAGGGCATCGCCGAGTACCCCTCGTGGGAGACCCTCCCGCACGAGCGGCTCTCGCCCCGCTCCGACACCGTGGGCCGCCGGCTCGCGGTGCTGCGCAGGCTGGCCCACCCGGCACAGGACGACCCCGCCGCCGGGCCGGTGTCGGTCGTGGTCGCGCCCATCCGCTCCGTACTGCAGCCGCAGGTCAAGGGGCTCGGCGACCTGGAGCCGGTGGCTCTGCGCACCGGGCAGTCCGCCGACCTCGGCGAGGTCACCGAGGCGCTGGCCGCAGCCGCGTACTCCCGGGTCGAACTGGTCGAGAAGCGCGGTGAGTTCGCTGTTCGCGGCGGCATCCTGGACGTCTTCCCGCCGACCGAGGAGCACCCGCTTCGGGTGGAGTTCTGGGGCGACGACGTCGAGGAGATCCGTTACTTCAAGATCGCGGACCAGCGCTCGCTCGAGGTCGCGGAACACGGGCTGTGGGCGCCGCCCTGTCGCGAGCTGCTGCTGACCGACGACGTACGGGAAAGGGCCGCGGCCCTCGCCGAGCAGCACCCGGAGCTCGGTGAGCTGCTCGGCAAGATCGCCGAGGGCATCGCTGTCGAGGGGATGGAGGCCCTCGCGCCGGTCCTCGTCGACGACATGGAGCTGCTGCTCGATGTACTGCCCAAGGGCTCGATGGCCGTGGTCTGCGACCCGGAGCGGGTGCGGTCGCGGGCCGCGGACCTGGTGGCGACGAGCCAGGAGTTCCTGCAGGCATCCTGGGCGGCGACGGCCGGCGGTGGCGACGCCCCGATCGATGTCGGCGCAGCGTCGCTGTGGGGCATCGCGGATGTACGGGACCGGGCGCGCGAGCTCGGGATGATGTGGTGGTCCGTCTCGCCGTTCGCGGCCGACGAAGAGCTGTCGGACGAGACCGTCAAGCTGGGGATGCACGCCCCGGAGACGTACCGCGGCGACACCGCGCGGGCGCTCGCCGACACCAAGGGCTGGCTGGCGGACGGCTGGCGCACGGTGTACGTGACAGAGGCGCACGGCCCCGCGGCCCGTACGGTCGAAGTGCTGGGCGGCGAAGGCATCGCGGCCCGCTTCGACGCCGACCTCGACGAGATCTCCCCGTCCGTCGTCCATGTGTCGTGCGGCTCGATCGACTACGGCTTCATCGACCCGGGCCTCAAGCTCGCCGTGCTGACGGAGACCGACCTGTCGGGCCAGAAGGCGGCCGGCAAGGACGGCCAGCGGATGCCCACCCGCCGTCGCAAGACCATCGACCCGCTCACTCTGGAGGCGGGCGACTACGTCGTTCACGAGCAGCACGGCGTGGGCCGCTACATCGAGATGGTGCAGCGGACCGTGCAGAACGCCACCCGCGAGTATCTGCTCGTCGAGTACGCCCCGGCCAAGCGCGGCCAGCCCGGCGACCGGCTCTACATTCCCACCGACCAGCTGGAGCAGGTCACCAAGTACGTCGGGGGCGAGGCCCCGACCCTGCACCGGCTCGGCGGCGCGGACTGGACGAAGACCAAGGCGCGTGCGAAGAAGGCGGTCAAGGAGATCGCCGCCGACCTGATCAAGCTCTACTCGGCGCGGATGGCGGCGCCCGGCCATGCCTTCGGCCCGGACACCCCCTGGCAGCGGGAGCTGGAGGACGCCTTCGTGTATGTGGAGACGCCCGACCAGCTCTCCACGATCGCCGAGGTCAAGGAGGACATGGAGAAGACGGTCCCGATGGACCGGCTGATCTGCGGCGACGTCGGTTACGGAAAGACGGAGATCGCGGTACGGGCGGCCTTCAAGGCGGTCCAGGACGGCAAGCAGGTCGCGGTTCTGGTGCCGACGACACTGCTGGTGCAGCAGCACTTCGGCACGTTCTCCGAGCGTTACTCCCAATTCCCTGTGAATGTGCGGGCGTTGAGCCGTTTCCAGTCGGACGCGGAAGCGAAGGCGACACTGGAGGGCCTGCGGGACGGCTCGGTCGACATCGTCATCGGCACGCACCGGCTGTTCTCGTCCGAGACCACGTTCAAGGACCTGGGACTGGTCATCGTCGACGAGGAGCAGCGCTTCGGCGTCGAACACAAGGAGCAGCTGAAGAAGCTGCGCGCCAACGTCGACGTACTGACGATGTCCGCGACACCCATCCCTCGCACCTTGGAGATGGCGGTCACCGGCATCCGCGAGATGTCGACGATCACCACGCCGCCGGAGGAGCGCCACCCGGTGCTCACTTTCGTGGGGCCTTACGAGGAGAAGCAGCTCGGCGCGGCGATCCGCCGGGAACTGCTGCGCGAGGGGCAGGTCTTCTACATCCACAACCGAGTGGAGTCGATCGACCGGGCGGCGGCCCGGCTGCGCGAGATCGTGCCCGAGGCCCGTATCGCGACCGCCCACGGCCAGATGCCCGAGTCGGCGCTCGAGCAGGTCGTGGTGGACTTCTGGGAGAAGAAGTTCGACGTGCTCGTCTCCACGACGATCGTCGAGTCCGGCATCGACATCTCCAACGCGAACACGCTGATCGTCGAGCGCGGCGACAACTTCGGTCTCTCGCAGCTGCATCAGCTGCGCGGCCGCGTGGGCCGGGGCCGCGAGCGCGGTTACGCCTACTTCCTCTACCCGCCGGAGAAGCCGCTCACCGAGACCGCCCACGAGCGCCTCGCGACGATCGCCCAGCACACCGAGATGGGCGCCGGAATGTATGTCGCGATGAAGGACCTGGAGATCCGCGGCGCGGGCAATCTGCTGGGCGGCGAGCAGTCCGGCCATATCGCGGGTGTCGGCTTCGACCTGTACATCCGCATGGTGGGCGAGGCGGTGGCGGACTACCGCGCCGCGGTCGACGGTGGCGTGGAGGAGGAGCCCCCGCTCGAGGTCAAGATCGAGCTCCCGGTCGACGCGCATGTTCCGCACGACTACGCACCGGGCGAGCGGCTGCGTCTGCAGGCGTACCGCGCGATCGCCTCGGCGAACTCCGAGGAGGACATCAAGGCGGT